A DNA window from Hordeum vulgare subsp. vulgare chromosome 1H, MorexV3_pseudomolecules_assembly, whole genome shotgun sequence contains the following coding sequences:
- the LOC123425401 gene encoding disease resistance protein RGA2-like: MESAAIRGALFVLVKALSPLSGGLVEAWAATSGLGPNVEALKTELLYAQAMLDNARGREIRSHALAELLQKLRALAYGADDVLDELDYFRIQDELDGTFEAVDHDDRGCVHNLVRDVCHTAKAATKLLGCGSCYSAAGDTYKPEESCMCVRRLASHTRTTVHDFGKRLLCSSHLSVRDDSKHAPRVPKLKFDRVDVSTRMKCITDELKPLCAKVSTILGLELSGSVITELRLLGSSGIGNVASKSRPITTSQALEHTLYGREPQKNTIIEHIINDEYIHEKLTVIPIVGPGGIGKTTLTQYIYNNKEVQDHFKVRVWICVSLDFSVHKLTQEIVSSIPKAEDEKEKADSEVHNLDQLQKLIEKRLKNKRFLFVLDDIWKYGNEDEWKRFLIPFHKEQGNGDTILVTTRFLEVAEMVKQRDKPVHLEGLEPKEYWTLFLACVFGETNQRNNDDDLIEIGKKIVEKLKGSPLAAKTVGRLLRNNISVDHWTRVLESKEWESQTSDHDIMPALKVSYDYLPFHLQQCFSPCALFPEDYKFDCEELIHFWIGLDIIHPDNRIKRIEDIGRNNLNDLVNYGFFKIETGDSGKHYVIHDLLHDLALQVSSQESLHMSSSSTRALEITPSVHHLSISMSDPANSADGVVKQKFMKELNKIRNVLKTENLRTLMLFGDYNASFIPIFSDLFKDAKCLRVVYLSTMFFPVEFLLHNFSKLVHLRYLRLVSHYDSTEHVPKSIPRFYQLRVVDISDWWGGKSSVEDIANLVKLRHFFVRNYKQFHSNISNVGKLHNLQELQRFEVRKETNGFELMELGKLEEIGGSLDICNLENALVNEAPEANLLCKNRLQKLTLSWNMGQSKMSPDAEDQLLESLRPHSNLHELCIRGHGGSTCPTWLGKNLSIKGLEALRLDNVAWKLLPPLGELYQSIVEHESGEEYFGCITSPCFRNMKRLELIGLPKFRRWVATEVCPWYFSHIEVLIVEDCSELTELPFSSYTSCGPSETDSSVTWFPRLNELQIKNCPKLLSLPPIPYSHALCSVALTCAGRGRKELLYSSKSYSLKIEGSDDLHSLDETVLAFHNLSQLQKLIVIKCPPLTEKHLQMLTSLKTLRIGGSNSMLQLPRRDAIWQLPVTSLTLWSRNFSGKEVTRLLTHLPELSNLRIYESEKITRLGVEAEQQQTAAALSLSASPASIELQDTHGEDEHQERMWGVEEEGVAEEVVLEPEEDDDGLLLLPASLQELFLDNCPELILTAKNDETGGGGGLQAMRSLKNIEIANCPKFLSAYMASDLSSCCPFPSSLQHLLLSDRMEGMDTLVLLSNLTSLENLSINHLGEDFRCEGLLHLLTQGQLTALQVWNTPELFADWDPAGELQGEQLLPFPKLQQLETDEVAGVLTAPICRLLSSSLTKLSFQSNEDECFTKEQEEALFLLTSLQDLEFMWCSKLRCLPAGLNKLPNLKRLEIYDWPAIRSLPKNGLPSSLQELVVGQCIKLWCLPAGLHRLTNLKTLRIAYCPAMRSLPKNGLPNSLQELDVSRCKNKELIQRCRRLMGTISVIRL, encoded by the coding sequence CCTATTTGTGTTGGTCAAAGCGCTGAGCCCGCTGTCCGGCGGCCTGGTCGAGGCGTGGGCGGCCACCTCGGGGCTCGGCCCCAACGTCGAGGCGCTCAAGACGGAGCTCCTCTACGCGCAGGCCATGCTCGACAACGCCCGCGGCAGGGAGATCCGTAGCCACGCGTTGGCCGAGCTGCTGCAGAAACTGCGGGCCCTGGCGTACGGCGccgacgacgtcctcgacgagctCGACTACTTCCGCATCCAGGACGAGCTCGACGGCACCTTCGAGGCCGTCGACCATGACGACCGCGGGTGCGTCCATAACCTTGTCCGCGATGTTTGCCACACGGCCAaagctgccaccaagctgcttggGTGTGGCTCCTGCTACTCTGCTGCAGGTGACACTTACAAACCTGAAGAGTCTTGCATGTGCGTGCGCCGGCTCGCTTCCCATACACGTACCACCGTCCACGACTTCGGTAAACGACTCCTCTGCTCTTCCCATTTATCTGTTCGTGATGATAGTAAGCATGCCCCCAGAGTACCAAAGTTGAAATTTGATAGGGTGGACGTCTCTACCAGAATGAAATGCATCACAGACGAACTAAAGCCCTTGTGCGCTAAGGTCTCCACCATTCTTGGCCTAGAGCTGTCCGGCTCTGTCATTACAGAGCTGCGGTTACTGGGTTCTAGTGGTATTGGTAATGTTGCCTCTAAAAGTAGACCTATAACCACCTCACAAGCTTTAGAGCATACATTGTATGGGAGGGAACCCCAGAAGAACACCATTATTGAGCATATTATAAACGatgaatatattcatgaaaaactCACGGTCATTCCTATAGTGGGTCCTGGAGGCATAGGGAAGACAACTCTAACTCAGTACATATACAACAACAAAGAAGTGCAAGACCATTTCAAAGTTCGAGTTTGGATATGTGTATCTCTTGACTTTAGTGTGCATAAGTTGACACAAGAGATTGTGAGCTCCATCCCTAAAGCCGAAGACGAAAAAGAGAAAGCAGATAGTGAGGTACATAACTTAGACCAACTTCAGAAATTAATTGAAAAAAGACTGAAAAATAAaagatttttatttgttttggatgaTATATGGAAATATGGTAATGAAGACGAGTGGAAACGATTTCTAATTCCCTTTCATAAAGAGCAAGGAAATGGTGACACAATTCTAGTCACAACTAGATTCCTTGAGGTAGCTGAAATGGTAAAGCAAAGAGATAAACCAGTACATCTAGAAGGTTTGGAGCCGAAAGAATATTGGACCCTTTTTCTAGCATGTGTTTTTGGTGAAACTAATCAACGAAATAATGATGACGACTTAAttgaaatcgggaaaaaaatagtGGAAAAATTGAAGGGTTCTCCTCTTGCAGCAAAAACCGTGGGTAGATTGCTGAGAAATAACATATCTGTAGATCACTGGACAAGAGTTCTTGAAAGCAAAGAATGGGAATCACAAACCAGTGATCACGATATTATGCCAGCATTGAAGGTTAGCTATGACTACCTACCTTTTCACCTGCAACAATGCTTCTCCCCATGTGCATTATTCCCAGAAGATTACAAGTTTGACTGTGAGGAGCTAATTCACTTTTGGATAGGACTTGACATTATACACCCAGATAATAGAATCAAAAGAATTGAAGATATAGGGCGGAACAACTTGAATGACTTAGTTAATTATGGATTTTTCAAAATAGAAACAGGCGATTCAGGTAAACACTATGTTATTCATGACCTGCTACATGATTTGGCATTGCAGGTTTCCTCACAAGAGAGTCTACATATGTCTTCCTCTAGTACAAGAGCTCTAGAAATTACACCATCTGTTCATCATTTGTCCATTAGTATGAGTGATCCGGCCAATAGTGCTGATGGAGTTGTCAAACAAAAATTTATGAAAGAACTCAATAAAATAAGAAACGTACTGAAAACTGAAAACTTGCGCACCTTGATGCTATTTGGAGATTATAATGCAAGCTTTATTCCCATATTCAGCGATCTATTCAAAGATGCAAAATGTTTGCGTGTTGTCTATTTGTCAACAATGTTCTTCCCTGTGGAGTTTCTATTGCACAACTTCTCGAAACTTGTCCATCTTCGCTACCTACGGCTTGTGTCACATTATGATAGTACAGAACATGTACCAAAGAGTATACCTAGATTTTATCAGTTAAGGGTGGTAGACATAAGTGACTGGTGGGGTGGTAAGAGTTCGGTCGAAGATATTGCTAACCTTGTAAAATTGCGCCATTTCTTTGTCCGAAATTATAAACAGTTCCATTCAAATATCAGTAATGTGGGAAAACTACATAACTTACAAGAGCTACAAAGATTTGAAGTTAGAAAAGAAACTAACGGGTTTGAATTAATGGAGCTCGGGAAACTAGAAGAGATAGGAGGATCACTTGACATTTGTAATCTTGAAAATGCACTAGTAAACGAAGCACCTGAGGCAAATCTCTTATGCAAAAACCGCTTGCAAAAATTAACACTAAGTTGGAACATGGGCCAATCAAAAATGAGTCCTGACGCAGAAGATCAGTTACTTGAGAGCCTACGGCCACATAGCAATCTTCATGAGCTATGCATTCGTGGGCATGGAGGCTCTACTTGCCCTACATGGCTAGGTAAAAATCTATCGATCAAAGGTCTGGAGGCTCTCCGCCTAGACAATGTAGCTTGGAAACTCCTTCCACCCCTTGGAGAGTTGTACCAATCTATAGTAGAGCATGAGTCTGGAGAAGAGTATTTCGGTTGCATCACAAGCCCATGCTTTCGTAACATGAAAAGGCTAGAACTCATTGGGTTGCCAAAATTTAGAAGATGGGTAGCAACTGAAGTTTGCCCTTGGTACTTCTCACATATAGAGGTACTCATTGTGGAGGATTGCTCTGAACTAACTGAGTTACCGTTTTCATCCTATACTAGTTGTGGCCCCTCGGAAACAGATTCGAGTGTAACTTGGTTTCCTAGGCTAAATGAGCTTCAAATCAAGAATTGCCCAAAACTATTGTCACTGCCTCCTATTCCCTATAGCCACGCTTTGTGCTCTGTTGCACTGACGTGTGCAGGAAGAGGTCGGAAGGAGTTACTTTATTCAAGCAAATCATACTCTTTAAAAATAGAAGGAAGTGACGATCTACATAGCCTAGATGAAACTGTCTTAGCATTCCATAATTTAAGCCAGCTACAAAAATTGATTGTAATAAAGTGCCCACCTCTGACTGAGAAACACCTTCAAATGCTAACCTCGTTGAAGACCCTCCGCATAGGTGGTTCAAACAGTATGCTCCAGTTACCAAGACGTGACGCCATATGGCAGCTTCCAGTTACCAGTTTAACATTATGGAGCAGAAATTTTAGTGGGAAGGAAGTGACACGTCTACTCACTCATCTCCCTGAGCTCTCTAACTTGCGGATATACGAAAGTGAGAAGATAACACGGTTGGGCGTGGAGGCCGAGCAGCAACAAACGGCAGCAGCGCTATCACTGTCAGCTTCTCCAGCTTCTATTGAATTGCAGGATACACATGGAGAAGATGAGCATCAAGAAAGAATGTGGGGGGTCGAGGAAGAGGGAGTAGCAGAGGAGGTTGTTCTCGAACCAGAAGAAGACGATGATGGGCTGCTGCTCTTACCGGCCTCTCTCCAGGAGTTGTTCTTGGACAACTGTCCAGAGCTTATCCTGACTGCCAAGAACGATGAgacaggagggggaggaggtctGCAAGCCATGCGCTCCCTCAAGAATATAGAAATAGCAAATTGCCCCAAGTTCCTATCCGCGTACATGGCCTCGGATCTCTCTTCCTGTTGCCCTTTCCCATCCTCCCTGCAACACCTCTTACTTAGTGATCGTATGGAAGGCATGGACACGCTAGTGCTCCTCTCCAACCTCACCTCTCTGGAGAACTTAAGCATCAATCATTTGGGTGAGGATTTTAGATGTGAGGGGCTGTTGCATCTCCTTACCCAGGGCCAGCTCACCGCGTTACAAGTCTGGAATACCCCCGAATTGTTTGCTGATTGGGATCCCGCAGGGGAGCTGCAGGGAGAGCAGCTGCTTCCTTTCCCAAAACTGCAGCAACTCGAGACGGATGAAGTGGCAGGAGTCCTTACCGCGCCCATCTGCCGcctcctctcttcctccctcACCAAATTATCTTTTCAATCCAACGAAGACGAGTGCTTCACCAAGGAGCAAGAGGAGGCTCTTTTCCTCCTCACGTCCCTCCAGGACCTCGAATTCATGTGGtgcagcaagctgcggtgcctcccGGCAGGGCTAAACAAGCTCCCCAACCTCAAGAGATTAGAGATCTATGATTGGCCAGCCATCCGGTCGCTGCCCAAGAATGGCCTCCCGAGCTCGCTGCAAGAGTTAGTTGTTGGCCAATGCATCAAACTGTggtgtctcccagcagggctgcaCAGGCTCACCAACCTCAAGACACTAAGGATCGCATATTGTCCAGCAATGCGGTCGCTGCCCAAGAATGGCCTCCCGAATTCGTTGCAAGAGTTAGACGTCAGTCGTTGCAAAAACAAGGAGCTAATACAACGATGCAGACGGTTAATGGGAACCATCTCAGTAATCAGACTATAG